Within Cellulophaga sp. L1A9, the genomic segment CTGCAGCTATCGCTATTGCAACATTCTCAAAATACTTATGCACTTCAAGGTACATCTCTTCAGCAGACACCACACGAATTAACTGAATTAAATCATGACTTACATTTAAATGAGAAGGTCCTGAAATTAAAATAACTTCTGCGCCTAAATTAGCGGCTGCTTTTGCAATTTCAAAACCCATAAGCCCAGAAGAGTGGTTTCCTATAAAACGAACAGGGTCTATTGCTTCATACGTAGGTCCTGCTGTAATTAATACTTTCTTTCCTCGCAAGGGTAACCCCTTAACAATAAAGTTCTTTAGAAAATCTACAATAGCATCGGGTTCTGCCATCCTACCCTCTCCATAAAGGCCACTTGCCAGTTCTCCTGAAGTTGCAGGAATCATGATATTACCATACGACTGTAGCTTTTCAAAAGAAGCTTTTGAAGACGGATGTACATACATGTCTAAGTCCATGGCAGGTGAAAAAAATACAGGACATTTTGCAGACAAATAAGTTGCTAAAAGTAAATTATCACAAGTACCATTAGCCATCTTTGATAATGTATTTGCGGTTGCCGGTGCTATGATCATGTAATCTGCCCAAAGTCCTAATTCTACATGATTACTCCATGACAAACTACCATCTTCCTCATTAATAAAAGAAGATAATACGGGATTTTTAGACAGCGTAGAAAGCGTAAGAGGGGAAACAAAAGAGCTGGCGCTATCTGTCAAAATTACTTTGACATTAGCGCCAGCTTTTATAAGTAAACGGACTAAAAAAGTGGTTTTATAAGCGGCAATACCTCCTGTAATTCCTAAAAGGATGTTTTTTCCGCCTAACATTTTACTTTAAGTCTTTCGCTGTATTTCTGTAATAGATTTTATCATCTAACCACTCAGTAACTGCTAAAGCATGTGGCTTTGGTAATTTCTCATAAAACTTAGAAACTTCAATTTGCTCTTTATTTTCAAAAACCTCTTCTAAGCTATCGCTATATGTTGCAAACTCTTCTAACTTTTCTAATAACTCTTTTTTAATTTCAGAGTTAATCTGAACAGCTCTTTTAGAAGCTATAGAGATTGCTTCGTATATGTTTCCTGTAGGAGCATCAAATTCATTCTTATTGATAGTCACTGTAGAAACAGGAGCTTTTGAATTTTTTAAATCGTTCATGTTCATAATAAAACCTGTTATTTATTTGGAATAATTTTCTAATTCTTTTTCAATTTTCTCCATCAAATTATCCGCGTCCTTTTCATACTGCGTTTGAGGAAAATTCTTTTTTAATATACTATATGATGTTTTAGCATCTTGCAGACGTTGCTTCTTTTTTTGCTCTGTACTATTCAATGCTAAATTAGTTAACGCTTTCATTTTATAAAATAGTGCATCTTCCTTATAAATTGATCCAGGAAAGTCTAAAATGAAATTATCCATCGCTGCTGCTGCAGAAATTGAGAAATCCAAAGTATAGTACTGTCCTAATTTTGTAAACTGCTTACCTATTTCAATAGCTTTAAGTTCTTTTTTTTGAGT encodes:
- the coaBC gene encoding bifunctional phosphopantothenoylcysteine decarboxylase/phosphopantothenate--cysteine ligase CoaBC, whose protein sequence is MLGGKNILLGITGGIAAYKTTFLVRLLIKAGANVKVILTDSASSFVSPLTLSTLSKNPVLSSFINEEDGSLSWSNHVELGLWADYMIIAPATANTLSKMANGTCDNLLLATYLSAKCPVFFSPAMDLDMYVHPSSKASFEKLQSYGNIMIPATSGELASGLYGEGRMAEPDAIVDFLKNFIVKGLPLRGKKVLITAGPTYEAIDPVRFIGNHSSGLMGFEIAKAAANLGAEVILISGPSHLNVSHDLIQLIRVVSAEEMYLEVHKYFENVAIAIAAAAVADYKPKTIATQKIKKKAEDITIELVKNKDILFSMGQKKKHQFLVGFALETENEIENAKGKLKRKNLDAIVLNSLNDSGAGFGKKTNKISFIDKNSTIKAFELKTKADVAKDIMNEIMTRLHA
- a CDS encoding DNA-directed RNA polymerase subunit omega — translated: MNMNDLKNSKAPVSTVTINKNEFDAPTGNIYEAISIASKRAVQINSEIKKELLEKLEEFATYSDSLEEVFENKEQIEVSKFYEKLPKPHALAVTEWLDDKIYYRNTAKDLK